The sequence CCGGCGGTTTTAGTCTTGGACGAGGCCACCTCCAGTATTGACACCGAAACCGAACAGATGATCCAACACGCCTTAGAGAACATGTTCGCAGGACGTACCTCCGTGGTGATTGCCCACCGCCTTTCTACCATCCAAAATGCCGACCAAATTCTGGTTATCCATCGTGGTATTCTGCGCGAAAAAGGCAATCATCAAGCCCTCTTAGCGCAAAATGGACTGTATAAGCGCCTCTACGAACTCCAATACAAGGAGCAGGAATATTCCTCATAGCCACACGTCTTTAGTGGTTTAGGTTATTGTTTATAAATGAATTAGATTTTGAAATCAGCCTAATTTCTTCCGCTTATGCCATCACAAAATTTCCTACATAAAAAATATGGGAGGTATTGTCCGGATTTTGGCACACCATTCGTCTCTAAGGTGTATAAGGGGACTTTCCTCATCTCAACACCAAAATCATAGCTTATGAAACCCTTTTTGTATCTGTTTCGGGAGTCCTCGGCGGAGATGGCTCACCTCTCGCCCGCCGAGCTACAAGCTGACTTGGCCCGCTGGATGGCTTGGACGGAATTACTCGGCCAACAGGGCCACTTAGAGGACGGCCAGCCTTTGATCCCAACTGGACGTGTGGTAACGGGGATAACCAACCACACCACCGAAGGCCCATATGCCGACAATGGCGAAATCATTGGTGGTTACTTGGTCGTCCTTGCAAACCACTTAGACCACGCCACCGAACTTGCCCAAGACTGTCCCATCCTGCACTACGAATCCGGCTCGGTGGAAATCCGAGAAATCATTAAATTGCCTAATCCCGAATTGGCCTAAACTCCGCCTACCATGAAAGATTTTATGTACATTTTCCGAGGCGGGGAAGCCGATCCCGCAATTCCTGCCGCCGCACCAAGCGCCGAAGAACTACTCCTCTGGGATCAATGGATGGAGCCACTTTTGGCCGAAGACCGTGTAATTGGAGGCGAACCCTTGGTTCCGACCGGAAAGGTGATCCGAGGCCAGCATAAAGTGGTGACGGATGGCCCGTTTGCCGAGGGCAAAGAAATGGTGGGCGGCTATTTCTTCTTAAAAGCAGAAAATCTCGAAGAAGCAGTTGCCCTCACCAAAGGCTGCCCCATCTTGTACACCGAAGACGGCACGGTCGAAGTCCGCGAAATTCATCCTATGTAGCATTAAATGGATTCGCACTTTCTACGATACGAATCTGGCAGGCTGGTGGTGCAACTCACCAAGCGTTTTGGGACGCATCACCTCCCGCTTATTGAAGACGTTGTACAGGATACTTTGTTAAAAGCGTGGGAGATCTGGCGATTTCGGGGCATTCCAGAAAACCCTTCGGCGTGGCTCTTTCGTGTGGCGTGGAACCTTGCCATAGATGCACTCCGCCGCCAGCAAAGACAAATGCCCCTTACCACACAGGTTTCCGAAACACTTCTAACAGCAGAGCCGCCTGAAAATCCACCAGAAACCATCTTTTTAGACGAGGTGTTACGGCTTATGTTTGTGTGCTGCCATCCCGATTTGCCTCGCGAAGCACAAGTGTCCCTGATCCTCAAGTATTTGTGTGGCTTCTCGGTTCAAGAGATTGCACGCGCCTTCCTCACCAACGAAGCCAATATCGAAAAACGCCTTTATCGTGCACGAAAAGCCTTCCGAACCAAGGATATTCCGCTGGAGGTTCCATCACCGCACATACTCCAAGAACGGCTCGATCAGGTGCTCTTGGCCATTTATTTGCTGTTCAACGAGGGGTATAAATCTAACCAACCGGATGAGGTCATCCGCCGTGATTTGATTGCCGAGGCTCTACGCTTGGGCAATTTGCTTGCAGAAAACCCCATCACCCAAACACCTGCGGTTTTTGCTTTACTCGCCCTGATGTGCTTCCAAGCAGCCCGCACCGAAGCACGACTTACAGAAACGGGGGCCTTGTGTCTATTGCCAGCGCAAGACCGCACCTTATGGGACAACGCCCTCATCACCATAGGAAAGCACTTCCTCAACCGATCCGCGACCGGAGAAGGAATGTCACGGTATCATTTGGAGGCGGGAATCGCCTGGGAACACACCAAAGCAACTTCTTTTGAAACCACCAATTGGCATAAAATTCTGCGGTATTATAATGTCTTGGAAGAATACTACCCCTCCCCTATGACATCGCTCAATCGCCTGATTGCCCTTTCCGAAGTAGAAGGCCCTGAAGCTGCACGCTTGGCTTTAGATGCCAGCGAGGTCAACAAGACTTTAGCCAAGAACCATCTTTTCCATACCGTGCGCGCCCATTTTTTGTACCGAACTGACGAACCCGAACATGCGCTTCGACATTGGCGCAAGGCACTACACTTGGCGCCTTCGCACGCAGAACAAGCCTTCATTGAGGAAAAAATCGCTCATCTCACCACACTTCTACCAGAGGCTCCAACACCCACTAAGCCAAACAAGCATCCTTGATTTTGGCTTTATGGACGGAAATTGAAGAAAAGTCTTGCTTTACTTATATCTTTTTTGTTTCTTCATGGGTTACTAAAACAAGGTTCGGGTCGTCCTTACATTATACATAAGCAGCAAAGATTACCCTGCAAACCCTTTTGTTTTCATTTTCCCCCTAACAAACAAACCGTAATGAGTACAAACACAGAATCCTGGGGATCGCGGGTGGGGCTGGTTCTGGCTATGGCAGGCAATGCCGTAGGTCTTGGGAACTTCCTCCGCTTTCCGGTACAGGCCATCGAAAATGGTGGAGGGGCATTTATTATCCCCTACTTGGTCTGTTTTCTTTTAATGGGTATCCCACTCCTCTTTGTCGAATGGTCTATGGGCCGTTTTGGTGGACAACACGGACACCACAGCACGCCTTTTATTGTGGGTTCGATGGCTCCAAATGGTCGTATCTGGAAATATGTGGGCGTTTTCGGGATTTTTACGAACTTGGCCGTTGCCGCTTATTATTGCTACATCGAGTCATGGACCATGTCCTATGTGTATCACACCATTATAGGGTCTTTTAGCGGCAGTTCTCAAGCATCGGTAGCACAGTTCTTTACCGACTATACCGACCTTGGTGTCTCGCATACGGGTATCCCATACGAACCAGTGGTATTTTATGTCCTGTGTCTGCTCCTGAATACTTGGATCTTATCACGCGGCTTGAGTGGTGGGGTAGAAGCCGTAGCCAAAGTTGGAATGCCCTTACTTATTCTGTTCGGGATTTTCTTGGCCATCCGAGGCATCACACTCACCTCTGGAAGCGATGGTGCGGTGAATGATGGCATGATGGGTTTGAACTTCCTGTGGAACCCACAATTTGATAGCATCTGGAATGCTAAAGTATGGCTGGCTGCCGCAGGACAAATCTTCTTTACACTTTCGGTAGGTATGGGTAGCATTCATTGTTATGCTTCTTATTTGCGTTCCCGCGATGATGTCGCCTTGAATGCGATGGGCGCTGGCTGGACAAATGAGTTTGTAGAAGTGGTTTTGGGCGGTGCGATTGTGATCCCCATCACCGTAGGATACTTGGGGATAGATGGCGTTAGGGAAATTGTGGCAAGTGGTGGTGGTTTTGGTTTGGGCTTCCAGACCTTGCCTTATCTCTTCCAACAATGGGGTCCCATCTTGGGCACGCTTTCTGGCGTCATGTGGTTCGGCCTTTTGTTTTTTGCAGGGATCACCTCGTCTTTGGCCATGGGAACGCCAATTATGGGCTTCTTACAAGACGAATTTGGCTGGAAACGCGAAAAAGCAGCTTGGACGTTTGGTCTTGCTGTCCTGATCCTTGGCCTGCCAACCGTTATCTTCTACAAAGAAGGCGTTTTTGGCGAGTATGACTACTGGGCCGGTACGGTCTCTCTGGTCATCTTTGCCCTATTAGAGATCATTTTGTTTGCATGGGTCTTTGGCATGAAGCGCGGTTGGGATGAGATCACACGCGGCGCAGACATAAACGTACCACCCGTCTTTAAATTCATCATCCAATACGTGACTCCACTGTTTTTATTGGCCGTTTTTGTCTTCAGTTTGCCTGATATCTTTAAACAACTAACGGATGACAAGCCCTTGGCCGTACATCTGTCTCGGTTGTTGCTTTTGGCCTTGTTTATTGGCATTGCTTATTTGGTACGGGTGGCCTACTACAAACGAATTCGCGAAGGCCGTCATATTGTAAAACAAGCTTAAGGAGGTTCTGGCTATGACAACAGCAGCACTTGCTTTATGGCTAACCGCCATAACACTCATTATAGGAACTACGGTGTACTTCTTCCTGAAGGTTTTAAACACCCCACCGCAGGAAGGTGGCGATCATGAGCCACCGCACATAAAATCCTTCGACGCAACCTGATTGGTTTAACCCACGAGAGAAGGCAAAGGCCCCCGATAGCAAAATCGGTGGGCCTTGTTTGTTACAGAAAGCCTCCGTACCGGTTACTTCAGGGCTGCCAGAATTTTTAATTGGCCCTCCGTAACATCTCCGAAGAGGGAAATCCCGCTCGCGCCATTGTTCCGAGCGAAATGCACCCCACTCCGGAAGGCTTCTTCGTCTGCGAAGCCCGGAAGGTACAAGCCCGCATAGAGCGGCTTGGTGTCCCGAAGCCCGAATACACCTTGTTCTACCGCCTCGCCGATCCACCGTTCTGGTTCCAAATAAAAACTATGATACACCATCGGACAAACGGCATCTAACTTCCAGCGCGTCCAATCTTGCCGTACAATCCGTTGGGCAATTTCGGGCGTTGGGAAAACGGCTGCCGTGATGGGTTTTTTGTGTGCATGAACCACATCCGCAAGACGGTTCACCAACCGTGTGACGGCATCGTAGCGGAATTTGCGCCATGAGTACTGATCAGAAGGGTAAGTGATGTCTTTCGGATCTTTGCCATAGAGGGCCTTATACTGCGAGCGGCACACGTCACAATAGCAGAAGTCATAGTCCGGCAGTTCTTGGGTTTGTACCAAATTATAGGTCGGCCACAATTCTACAGGTAGAATAACATCACAAAAACGCACATAGTCCAAGTGGATACCTTGTACATAGGGTTTTTTGAGGTGATCCCGCACAAATTGCACCAAATAATCGCCCACTTCTTTCCGGCTTGGACAGACCCAGCGGTAATATTCCACATAAGGCGGTTGGTCGTAGCAAGACTTCCCGCTTCGGCTCACGGCGTACCATTCTGGATGGTTGTCTCGGATCCATTGGTCGCGGCGGTTGGTCGTCCACATCCAGAGGTGTG comes from Rhodothermia bacterium and encodes:
- a CDS encoding sigma-70 family RNA polymerase sigma factor codes for the protein MDSHFLRYESGRLVVQLTKRFGTHHLPLIEDVVQDTLLKAWEIWRFRGIPENPSAWLFRVAWNLAIDALRRQQRQMPLTTQVSETLLTAEPPENPPETIFLDEVLRLMFVCCHPDLPREAQVSLILKYLCGFSVQEIARAFLTNEANIEKRLYRARKAFRTKDIPLEVPSPHILQERLDQVLLAIYLLFNEGYKSNQPDEVIRRDLIAEALRLGNLLAENPITQTPAVFALLALMCFQAARTEARLTETGALCLLPAQDRTLWDNALITIGKHFLNRSATGEGMSRYHLEAGIAWEHTKATSFETTNWHKILRYYNVLEEYYPSPMTSLNRLIALSEVEGPEAARLALDASEVNKTLAKNHLFHTVRAHFLYRTDEPEHALRHWRKALHLAPSHAEQAFIEEKIAHLTTLLPEAPTPTKPNKHP
- a CDS encoding sodium-dependent transporter is translated as MSTNTESWGSRVGLVLAMAGNAVGLGNFLRFPVQAIENGGGAFIIPYLVCFLLMGIPLLFVEWSMGRFGGQHGHHSTPFIVGSMAPNGRIWKYVGVFGIFTNLAVAAYYCYIESWTMSYVYHTIIGSFSGSSQASVAQFFTDYTDLGVSHTGIPYEPVVFYVLCLLLNTWILSRGLSGGVEAVAKVGMPLLILFGIFLAIRGITLTSGSDGAVNDGMMGLNFLWNPQFDSIWNAKVWLAAAGQIFFTLSVGMGSIHCYASYLRSRDDVALNAMGAGWTNEFVEVVLGGAIVIPITVGYLGIDGVREIVASGGGFGLGFQTLPYLFQQWGPILGTLSGVMWFGLLFFAGITSSLAMGTPIMGFLQDEFGWKREKAAWTFGLAVLILGLPTVIFYKEGVFGEYDYWAGTVSLVIFALLEIILFAWVFGMKRGWDEITRGADINVPPVFKFIIQYVTPLFLLAVFVFSLPDIFKQLTDDKPLAVHLSRLLLLALFIGIAYLVRVAYYKRIREGRHIVKQA
- a CDS encoding Tat pathway signal protein; translated protein: MDRRNSLKLMGLGAAALAAPEMGFATSAAKRPVRNWIWIRPDDKQTDAQRREMFRLYKRYGIYGVFIEWYHEATFKAAANAGLSTHLWMWTTNRRDQWIRDNHPEWYAVSRSGKSCYDQPPYVEYYRWVCPSRKEVGDYLVQFVRDHLKKPYVQGIHLDYVRFCDVILPVELWPTYNLVQTQELPDYDFCYCDVCRSQYKALYGKDPKDITYPSDQYSWRKFRYDAVTRLVNRLADVVHAHKKPITAAVFPTPEIAQRIVRQDWTRWKLDAVCPMVYHSFYLEPERWIGEAVEQGVFGLRDTKPLYAGLYLPGFADEEAFRSGVHFARNNGASGISLFGDVTEGQLKILAALK